The following are encoded together in the Apis mellifera strain DH4 linkage group LG4, Amel_HAv3.1, whole genome shotgun sequence genome:
- the LOC102654763 gene encoding uncharacterized protein LOC102654763 isoform X2, with translation MADFFPSKRRASDPYMVTHWPAILANRNFVNDVTSAKVGAQNHRAVGNAADVGW, from the exons ATGGctgatttttttccttcgaaacgaAGAGCGAGTGATCCATACATGGTAACG CATTGGCCTGCAATTTTGgcgaatcgaaattttgtcAACGATGTCACATCCGCAAAAGTTGGAGCGCAGAATCATAGAGCAGTTGGCAACGCTGCTGACGTTGGCTGGTGA
- the LOC102654763 gene encoding uncharacterized protein LOC102654763 isoform X1, translating to MADFFPSKRRASDPYMVTVRRLAYALQRVTHPTCSPVATRSPSVLFSCFYPQYLGVYVCDSRIDFSPSQLRISRVGLRHTHHPAKGRKDIYHWPAILANRNFVNDVTSAKVGAQNHRAVGNAADVGW from the exons ATGGctgatttttttccttcgaaacgaAGAGCGAGTGATCCATACATGGTAACGGTGAGAAGACTGGCTTACGCGTTGCAACGCGTAACCCACCCTACCTGCTCTCCTGTCGCCACTCGTTCGCCTTCCGTTCTTTTCTCCTGCTTTT atccgCAATATTTGGGTGTGTACGTCTGTGACTCACGTATCGACTTTTCTCCCAGCCAACTTCGAATAAGCAGGGTGGGTTTAAGGCACACCCATCATCCAGCTAAGGgtagaaaagatatatat CATTGGCCTGCAATTTTGgcgaatcgaaattttgtcAACGATGTCACATCCGCAAAAGTTGGAGCGCAGAATCATAGAGCAGTTGGCAACGCTGCTGACGTTGGCTGGTGA
- the LOC410993 gene encoding valacyclovir hydrolase, with amino-acid sequence MLVKLYGSFVNNFPFQRTYIVNFFSRNNARLFSTMKNYISQEKKININGVNINYLKIGTGNPVLLLPGAAGSIWTDFKPQIEGLDKEKFTIVAWDPPGYGKSRPPDRTYPDDFFQRDATWACDLMKALGYTKFSLIGWSDGGITSLMLASMFPDNVQKMVALAANAYVTPEEKEIYKKYGIIDNWSEKMKQPLIKVYGEEYLRKISFDWLESILRICEKQNDDLCKESLKKIKCPSLIVQGNKDPMVLIEHASYLKDHIVGSKIKIFEKGAHNLHLRYSEEFNNIVTKFLIE; translated from the exons ATGTTAGTAAAATTATACGGAAGttttgtgaataattttccatttcaacgaacatatatcgttaattttttctcacGGAATAATGCACGTCTCTTTtcgacgatgaaaaattatatttcacag gagaaaaaaattaatattaatggagTAAATATCAATTACCTGAAAATTGGAACTGGCAATCcagttttattattacctGGTGCCGCAG GTTCGATTTGGACAGATTTCAAACCACAAATAGAGGGgcttgataaagaaaaattcaccaTAGTAGCATGGGATCCTCCAGGTTATGGAAAATCAAGACCACCAGACAGGACGTATCcggatgatttttttcaacgtgATGCTACTTGGGCGTGTGATTTAATGAAAGCTTTAGGTTACACAAAATTCTCACTGATAGGATGGAGCGATGGTGGTATAACTTCTTTAATGCTCGCTTCAATGTTTCCCGATAATGTTCAAAAAATGGTTGCTCTCGCCGCAAATGCTTACGTAACaccagaagaaaaagagatttataaaa aatacggaattatcgataattggtctgaaaaaatgaaacaaccGCTGATAAAAGTTTACGGAGAAGAATATTTACGAAAGATTTCGTTCGATTGGTTAGAATCTATTTTGAGGATTTGCGAGAAACAAAACGACGATTTGTGCAAAGAATCTCTAAAGAAGATTAAATGTCCTAGTTTAATCGTTCAAGGAAACAAAGATCCGATGGTACTCATTGAACATGCAAGTTATTTGAAAGATCATATTGTTGGATCCAA gataaagattttcgaaaaaggTGCGCATAATTTACATCTACGATATTCAGaagaattcaataatatcgTTACCAAAttcttaatcgaataa
- the LOC410992 gene encoding ubiquitin-conjugating enzyme E2 C yields the protein MAQNINPFYSSQNAPSKAAEEKQNIPKDNHAVSKRLQKELMVLMMSTEKGVSAFPDGENLFKWIGTIIGPQDTVYAGLTYKLTLEFPHSYPYSAPIVRFATPCFHPNVDAVGNICLDILKDKWSALYDVRTILLSIQSLLSEPNNESPLNPQAAKLWSDQTKYKKHLTEEYHRALNGDQQDS from the exons ATGgcacaaaatataaatccatTCTATTCATCTCAAAATGCTCCAAGTAAAGCTGCAGAAGAAAAACAGAATATACCAAAAGATAACCATGCAGTTAGTAAACG GTTGCAAAAGGAGCTAATGGTTTTAATGATGAGTACAGAGAAAGGTGTTTCTGCCTTTCCAgatggagaaaatttattcaaatggaTAGGAACCATTATAGGACCACAGGATACa gtTTATGCTGGtcttacatataaattaacttTAGAATTTCCACATAGTTACCCATATAGTGCTCCAATTGTACGTTTTGCTACTCCTTGTTTTCATCCAAATGTGGATGCTGTAGGTAATATTTGTTTGgacatattaaaagataaatggaGTGCTTTATATGATGTGcgtactatattattatctatacaaTCTCTTCTTAGTG aacctAATAATGAAAGTCCTCTCAATCCACAAGCAGCAAAACTATGGAGTGAtcaaactaaatataaaaaacatttaacagAAGAATATCACAGAGCTCTAAATGGTGACCAGCAAGATTCATGA
- the LOC726308 gene encoding kxDL motif-containing protein CG10681 produces MTTAQGTPESDTGSFECFQNYTAPEVFIQGLAGIVDQQDVESMIRAQKQMLQRFEKTNEMLTNCNQLSINRLKTAGNEFKKHTALLVEMKRDLDYIFKRIRIVKNKLSQQYPQAFNEAVRSSLAEEVIVEDVDCSVKPLEPEIVPLPSVTHTDMDRDPDSDVPVEEFQFAKLRKRRIKSNDSSSTESNNDQSNADTSSCTSDTG; encoded by the exons atgacaacaGCACAAGGCACACCAGAATCAGATACTGGAAGTTTTGAATGTTTTCAAAACTATACAGCACCAGAAGTATTTATACAAGGTTTGGCTGGAATTGTTGATCAACAAGATGTAGAATCTATGATAAGAGCTCAAAAACAaat GTTGCAAAGATTTGAAAAGACCAACGAAATGTTAACTAATTGCAATCAATTGTCAATTAATAGATTGAAAACTGCTggcaatgaatttaaaaaacacaCAGCACTTTTGGTGGAAATGAAAAGAGATTTAGactatattttcaaaaggattcgtattgtaaaaaataaattaagtcaACAATATCCTCAAGCATTTAAtg aagctGTTAGAAGCAGTTTAGCAGAAGAAGTAATCGTTGAAGATGTAGATTGTTCTGTAAAACCACTCGAACCTGAAATTGTTCCATTACCAAGTGTTACTCATACTGATATGGATCGAGATCCAGATTCTGATG TGCCGGTTGAGGAGTTTCAATTCGCAAAGCTGCGGAAACGACGAATAAAGAGCAACGATAGTTCATCAACGGAGAGCAACAACGATCAAAGTAACGCTGATACTTCGTCCTGCACGTCTGATACTGGTTAA